The region TCACATCAAACCCCCTGAGACAATTGGCCACCACATTTTAATTAAGGGATCATCACGGATCATCGATGATGTCGTGGATATTTGCCTCCTCGGCCTAACATGACAGGGTAAGAAATGAgaggtttttgttttatttcgaCGTCgatcatttaaattaattaattaatttggtgatccattcttttcaaattgtttaCGACGTTTCATGGGGGCCATGCATAGATTCGAGCATATGCTATGTGCTTATCTAGCAGCAGCGGGTCCATTAATTGTGGACGATGAACATCCAGCCTCTATCTCCTTTTATTACATCATTTACGTTGTTTTCGTGTTTGTAATTTCTTACAAGAAGCTGATTAAGTGGTTTCTTCCTTCCTTGATTGGCTAGCTCTCCAATAATTAAGTCTTTCACATCCGCAAGGATCgaagagataaataaaataaataaataaataaataaacatatgaTTGAATGCATCTATAGTTTAACAAGAAGAGAAGGATAAACATACTGGAAATATCCTCTcactttaaatatcatttatctCCTCTGTAATTCTCAATGTTGTCGAGTAATTAGATGGATTTATTTtcctcatttttcttatttagtttgTGTTTGATATATAatgatgtttttcaaataaaaatacttccaattttttatattcttgatataataattacatcaaaaccataaaaaaaaaaaaaaaacttcatttttttttgagtaGGGAGAACTCGATGTAAAATCAGCCACGACAATGTATTATTCACAGGGACCGAAATGTTCTTATCCACGAATTAAATGGTCGGCTGTCAATGGCCAGAAGATCTGTTCTCGGAGGGAACTTACCAAGAATCTGGCCTGGAAATGAGTCAGCAACAAAACCATTGGCCACTCAGCGAGACCCAAGTGTCATGCCCAGTCCACACCATCATCATTGAATTCTTGAAATAGAATAATAAGGATATGGTCGTCGGCATGAGGTGGCCGCCGGCCTTTCCACGTCGACAGAGTGGCCATATGTTCCCCTGCATCCACATAATCATTCAGGGCCCTCCTCCCCCACTGGCACCACCaccattattattaattcaatcaTTCTATGAGCATCTCATCGGGATTAAGACTgttgattgatttattaattaatgagaCATGCATGACTCACTCTTTTTTATCCAATGTCTATCCCCAGGTCCAAGGTCTTTGATTCTTAAAAATGGATATGATGATAATTAACAAGACTTGCATTCTCTTAAGATTCGAACGAATATTGAAATCaccatttaggtttttttttaaaagacgcACTACTTAATTTAATAgatatattcttaaataatttaaagagaAATTCCTATCTCAATAATGCATGAACTAATTCcaatttatatcttttattattaaattaaacacatttaagatatttttgggGTGAAATCACAATTATTGGTAGCATGAAATATACAAGATAAGGTTTcttataacaaaatttaaaaacactaaaagggAAAGGGATAGATATACAAGATAAGGTTTCTTATaacactaattttattttatgttaattttttatatattattaaattaactaaggttattaaatccaataaaattaataatctgaATCTTAAATTTTggcataattaatttttctcatgttaaagaaaaaaataataattcctaCCGCATTAAAACAACACGTAGCACCAATCTAGTTATAAAACTATGTAGGCTGTAGACAGTTGGGGTATGGCCAGATAAGTACACAAATTGAGTAGATACTTGCAATCCAATGCTAATTAATGTTGTAAGTATATATGTGTACGTTAGTCACGGATTCATGTGAGACCTTAtccatgattttattattttatttcttcattaattgtGTGTTCCTTTCCAATGTAGCAATGAGCTCTCAAATCGaccattcatatttttttactgaTCATAAGTTATCAACCCTACTTGTGTCATGAATACAAAGTTAATCATCATTAActtgattctttattttttatttatttttggaaataaaagcttaagataatattattttgatgaaaaaatatgtttagatCTAATCTCATAATTGTGTTTCTTATCCTGAGAATAATACATATTTTGGATACTCCATTAATGCATCTAAGAATTCAGTGATTAAGTTAAAACCATAGGGTGAAGGCTAATTATGATCTATCTTTTCATATGAAGAAAAAGTATATTTCGTTTTCAAATCATGATCTAACGactattttatgttcttgaaattcttaattatcaatttcttttaatatttagcaatgctaaagtaaaattatttatggcTGAAAAATGAcaaccatgaaaaaagaaaaaaagaaaagaaacgtgGCGTGGAGGGGCTTTTAGTGGCAGTGCCCATTGATTAATCCCACAAAAGCGTCTATAAAACATCCAAAAACACCTCTTTCTCCACGAACACGATACGACctctccctttctttcttcttccagtTTGCTTTAGCGGTgtaataattcattttgtttttcttcaatttctttccaAGTGGCTATGGAGGTTTCAGTGATCGGAAGCTCTTCTCAGGCAAAAATTTGTACGAGCTGGAGTGAGTTGTCATCTTACAGAGAGATaaggttttgtaattttcaaaaaaggGTTTCTTTATTGCATAACACTAAAAGTACAAGGTGGAGAAATTCTGGGCTTAGCTTTACTTTAAATGCTGTTCAGTCCTCGCCTGTCCGATCCGATAGACTTCCTCGTCGTGGGTCTTCTTCAAAGCCCAAATCGGTAAGGTTTTCAAAACCCAAGTTTTCGTTTATTCTATTTTTGTCTGCAGTCCTTGTTTTCTTGGAGATTTAGATGTTGCTGGTTTCACTTaggaaatgatttttattttattttgatacagTTATTTAGAAGAtaattttcaggttttattctGATAAATTatgtcccttttctttttttgctgaaTTATAtgcaaaattatgaaaaataaaggatttttctttgactgggaTTGATGATATTATGATTGCAATAACcatgtttttgttattgaaatCGCTCACTGTTGCAAttagaaattgaattatttCTGCTGAATTTTTGTACAAGTTAATCTCTGGAACAATCTGGACTAGGTATTGTTAagacaaaatgtttttttctcagAATTAGCtacagtaattatttttattggtacTTGAGGATTTATGGTTTATCATTGCAGTAATCATGTTTGTTGACTGTGAGGGTGTTAAAATGATGGTCTTTTGCAATCTTGTTATGTAGCTCGATGGTGTAAGAGTATTTGTTGGGCTGCCGTTGGATGCAGTTTCTGATTGCAATACAGTAAACCATGCCCGAGCGATAGCAGCGGGACTTAGAGCTTTGAAGTTATTAGGTATTGACGGTGTGGAGTTACCAGTGTGGTGGGGAATAGTTGAGAAGGAATCGATGGGCAAGTATGACTGGTCGGGATACCTTGTGCTTGCGGAGATGATTCAGAAAGCAGGTCTTAAGCTCCATGTGTCGCTCTGCTTCCATGGTAGCAAACAACCAAAAATTCCCCTTCCTGAGTGGGTATCACAGATAGGTGATTCGGAACCCAGTATCTACCATGCGGATCGGTCAGGGAATCATTACAGGGATTGCTTGTCATTGGCCGTTGATGAAGTTCCAGTTCTTAATGGGAAGACTCCAGTTCAAGTTTATCAGGAATTTTGTGAAAGCTTCAAGTCTTCATTCTCACATTTCTTTGGTTCCACAATTACGGTAAgaatttctgattttttaatgctttgattAAACATGAAGTGTATTAGGATTCAGAGCATTGATGATTACTGGCTAATATATGTCTGCTCTTGCAGGGTGTCACAGTGGGTCTTGGACCAGATGGGGAGCTACGATATCCTTCTCATCGCCAGCTTGCAAGTCATAGCAATATCCTTGGAGTCGGAGAGTTTCAATGTTATGATAAAAACATGCTGAACCTTCTTAAGGTAAAAGCTGAAGCAACCGGGAACCCATTATGGGGACTTGGCGGTCCACATGATGCACCGAGCTATGACCAGTTTCCAAACTCGAACCACTTCTTCAAAGACAACGGGGGATCTTGGGACTCCCCATATGGTGATTTCTTCCTTTCCTGGTATTCAAGCGAGCTCTTGTCTCATGGAGATCGTCTTCTCTCTCTTGCCTCTACTTCTTTCGGTGACACTTCTGTAACTGTCCATGGCAAAATCCCTCTCATGCATTCATGGTACAAAACACGCTCGCACCCTTCTGAACTAACAGCCGGCTTCTATAACACTGTCAGTAGAGATGGCTATGAAGCAGTTGCAGAGATGTTTGCTAGGAATTCATGCAAAATGATCCTGCCAGGAATGGATTTGTCAGATAAGCATCAGCCTCAGGAGTCCCTGTCCAGCCCAGAGTCAATATTGGCACAAATAAGAACGGTTTGCAGAAAACACGGGGTCGAGATTTCTGGGCAGAACTCGGTGGTTTCTAAAGCTCCTCACGGGTTTGATCagataaagaaaaacatatcaGGTGAAAGTGCGGTTGATTTGTTCACTTATCAGAGAATGGGAGCTGATTTTTTCTCACCAGAGCACTTCCCATCATTCACTCATTTTATCCGAAACCTCAATCAACTCGGAATGTTTTCCGATGATCTGCCTGAGGAAGAGGAAGTTGTTGAATCTGTACTTTTGAATTCAGAGTCAAACACCCACATGCAAGCAGCATAGTTAGAAGATGGGATTGGACATGATAATGTAAATATGAGATTTTATATCGACTGCCATTGTCTGAAAATATGTTGTACGAGGCAAAGCATGGTAGAATTAATAGCCATCattagatagtttttttttttaattttattttcttaattgtaaCATATTTATAATGATAAGAAATAAACTATTCTTATATCaatttttcacattttattatgtttaatttttatatttaaagaaataaggattaattaagaaaaataccataaaaaaacaagagattgTTTTTAATGAAAGTGGGTTAGGTGGCTAGTTTACTCTATAATTGATGAACTCCAAATCATCTACGAAAGTTATGCTTACGGTTATGGGTTTGAATTTTAAGCTTAGAAATAGGGTTGGTTCGGACAGATTTGTGTTGGGTTAAGCCATTCGTGTTTACATTACTTTGGACTCGGAACTGGACTGCAAATCTCCAGGCCTCTATTCTCTAACTAGACCGTTGCCTTAAATTGATCCTTATAATTATAGGCTTGAGCCTTGTAATGTCATCCAGCGCAGTGCCTCTCATGGAAAacatacaaacaaacaaacaaacaagactAACTAATAAAAACGAAAGGAAGAAATCTTCAGATGCTTGAcgtgttttgatgtttttgtaagAATTAAGGTTATGAGGATCTGCCTCTTCACATTTCATCTCATTCTTCTTTGGAAGACTGGGGCAAAACTAGGGAAGGTAATCGATATTTATGAGTTGGATTTCTTTATGTTGATACTCTATTCATCAtatactccaagtaaaacattTAAATGTTTATATTCCATGAATTAAATTTGTGGTATCTGAATAGATATTCAAGCGTGTATttggttgatatatatatatatatatatatatatatttaattgtgtttgataatatttatactttattgGGTGTCATTCATGGAGAAAATGAGCCGTTctaaaaaggtttttatttatttatttaatgataagtGCTACTGTAAATGTACCATATTTAACCAAAAACTTTGTTGATTCAAGTTTCCCAGACTAATTGGTGGAAATCACAAAACCTTCCCTGTCTTACCGATAggtttcatttgtttttgtgtggcttattatttatcattgttttcttttttcactcaTAGTGAAGTGGTCACTGTTCACTTCAAAATTAGCCATGAATTGCTCTTTTAGTCAATTCTTTGGTTCGTTGTTTAATTGGCACGAAGCTAATTTTGGcccttcaattttaatatatacatatgGTTTATGAACTTTTTTaactctaaattaaaaataaaataatataaactgcTTCTTAGTGCTTTTATGCAATGAACGAATTGCCAACAATTGACCATATAGCAGGTTGTCCGGTGGTGAGAAACTTAGGTTCGAGCCTTGTAGTTGCTAATATTGATGACCACTAGAGGTTTACttggtcgttaattttagaattcataaagattaatcgaggtacgtgtaagctgacccgaacacccttcacgttaataataataaaaaaaaactgcaattAATAAATGAACtatagaaaaaaagtaaaaattgtaCCGATTGGTTCCCAGTATATAAGTTGGGGATATATATGATACATAAATTTTCACAtttattcttataaataaatattttaatatttgagctATATCTTTCACCGACCGTGATCATTCGTcctacaataattatttttaatgaaagtaGATctgcttaaataaaaaagagataagAGATGGATTCTGTTTAAATTCAAGCTCTCATctggaagaaataaaaaacactagaaTTGGACTGTTTTACCAGTTTCCATTTGATTGCAAGATATAggaattttaaatattagatgcaatagattttaaaatcatcctgtattaatttattattttaaaatgatttttgaagttATATTTACTTTTAGGAAGtctatatatgttattttaacgAAAAACAAAGCAAGTGTTGGAGTTTTGATGTGCCCGACATCGGTGAGAAGCCGGAATCCGGTACCAAAGCAAATATTATGACCACTAATGGGATAGGACGGCCATGAACGACATGCCATCATGTGGATTACACGCGGTTCCATTTCTTTTCCAATCTGCTCGGACTTGTACAGTGGCCCAAGTGTGCTTAGGCTGGCTTGGTCCAACCTTGAGTTACATATTTTTTCTTCCACGCTAATGTACTtgtatattgataaaaaaaaattgtaaaaaaaaaatatctatcaatttttttttgatattgtcaTCGAACCTGATTCAgcaagttaaatttaaaaactcttGATTCGAGTTCTTGCTAAGTCTGAGTTTCTAATTACATTATGTGAAAACTGCTTTAATGAGGCCTAGTTGATTTGACAAgttcaaagataaaaataaataaataattaaaagataaaaaaataacattaaaaacaaagatCAAATACACAGGTTTAAAGACAATTTAgatgaccaataaaaaaaggtttgaccttttaaaaaaattaaagttgacatttttttttaatattaagacaatgacatattgaattgattttggTTAACTcgaattaacttgtcaaacttgtaTCTTGGATTGTGAATTTCAATGggtctaataatatttttttattttaattttatgataaaaacataaagaccaatttaaaatcaacctaatattaaagaataaaattaaaataatattaataataataaaaatccatcaaaaacctaatgttgaatgttttttcttttcaaaaaaccaGGTCAGGCAAGGCACGTGAGCCTGAGTGTGTTAGACTATAGAGGGATATTCTATGTGAACCTAAGAAAAGGGTGAATTAGGTATGCAAGGTAAAACTACaacttaaaaaactttttatttaataacatgcAATTCTAAACACTTAACTAATGCGGAagcaataaataatataaatgcgATAATTAAAGAGTTAAGGTTAAGAAAGAGTGCATCAAATTTTATAGAAGTTCGATAAACCATATACTCCTCTCCTTAAACTTCCATTCAAGAGTTCCACTATCATACACCGATCTTCTTAGCGAATGACACCAAAccatttacataatttttttgctGGTGCAAAATCAAACCCAATCCTTTGTGGGCTTAGAATCAAAATGTTATCCCTGGTCTTTTAGCATAATAAAGACTAGAAAACCTTTCACCAATACTTTTTGAAAGACAAGTATTAGATTACTCACAATTTAGTCTCCAAAAGACTTTTCTAAGTGTTTTAAGTGTCATATACACTTTCAACAATATATTCTCTTGGTAGAGTTAATTAGAATTACAATTAAACTCTTTTGGAGGATTTTTGTCAATTTACACTTAACCTTGTTTTTGGATGATTACAAGTGAAACAAGGATGCTATAAGTTGTTTTTAAGAGGGAGTATGCTTAGATTTTTGCCTTAAGAGTTCCATGCTTGTGTTGGCAAAATAAAGGGTAATTTATAGGCATAGAATAAAAAACTAGTTGTTTATAGCCATTGGAACCAACAAAAACTAGTCGTCAGAATCCTACTAATGATTAAAGTAGTCAATCGGTTCATATTGGTCAAGTCAATCAGTCGACCAATCAATTTGGTATTGCCAAATGGTCGACTGGTTTATACAGATTCctagatttaatagtttttaccTGGTGAATTCTTGAACTGATATCAATCTTAAAACAAGTCTAAGTTGCAAAGCAAATgaagacttattttttttttaagtagttaGTTTAGTGCTAAatgtataaattattatatcttatttaatagTACAATTAAAATGAATGCACACATCTCACTTTGCATACATTTAAAAGGATTAATAAAATGGTTCTAAGAAATCACCAGGTTTGAAACTGTCAAAACTGAAATTCTGCATGAATTGATCGACCACTTGTTCATCATGGATGAACACTTGGGAATTTGCAAGAACCGATCGATCAATTGGCTCGACCAATATGAACCGGTTGACCACTTGAGCTGTCAGTGGGATACCAATGGCTAAAAACCACTAGTTTGTTTTGAACTTATAAATAGCTCTtattcttgttaaaaaaaaaaaggattccaAACATACAATATATAGAGACTATTTCAAAAGCAAAACTAGATATAAATCATTAATCCTAACATACTCTAAGGATGTGCTAAATCGAATCTTCATATATTAGCACAAGAGTATTATCGTGGCGTGCACGATATCGAATGACATGTATGCCTCTTGGATCGAAGgggtttttggatttattaagaaataatcataaaaatatgattaataaGATTAAGGATTTGCtacctaatattatggtaaaaaatttttaatgaatgtGAATCCACGTATACTGTAATAGAAAGGTTATGTAGTGCTTTAGTTTGTTGTGTAAAAATACTTAGGCAATATATGTTGTACTACACGACTTGGTTGATATCAAGACCGGACACGCTCAAATACATCTATAAAAAACCTTACTTGTCAAGCCAAATAACAAGATGAAAAATGTTATTGATAGAACACAATATTGTTTATATGATAAGGAATGCtgtaaaagaaagcaaaattaCAGGTCATTTAGTACATAATGTTGTGGAAGATTATAagtcattaaattttaatcttcttAGTGAGGATGTATTAGCGATTGAGGATGATAGTGGTGTAAATGGCTGGTGGACCATGTAGTTTGATGAAGATGTGAATGTATTAGAGAATGAGGCTGGAGTAGTGATAATTTTCctagagaaaaataaacatcatgTTTTAGTAAGGTTGCATTTGAATACACCAATAGCACGCCTAAATATGAAGCTTGCATTGTCGGTCTAAAAGCTGCTTTAGAGCTAAAAGTTAGAAAACTCAATGTTTATAGAGATTCACTGCTAATTATCTGCCAAGTGAAAAGAGAATAACAAACTAAGAATGAGAAACTGAGGCCATACTAAGAGTCTCTCGAAGTTAGCTAAAACATTCACTCATATAAGCATAGACAAGAATCAGTTTGTTACAGGGGCGGAGGTAAGATTATTTAATAGGAGGGCCAAAATAATATacataaattgtaaaaataaaaaaaactgcatgatttagttttattcaaataagtAATTATAAACATATGACGATCTTTGTATAAGATAAGAAGTTTAAAGCAAtaccaaattgagtcaaagcTATGAAGTTAATGTCATCTTCATAATGTATTCATCACTTTAATTTTGTTGATCTTCAtaccaatcaaatataaatatacaaaatatataagaaacattagttAAAGCGATGCATTATTTATGTATgataaaactttgaaataaagtaaaaaataataaataatgattcttacatatttaatttaattgtgctCGTCTTTCTTAAGAGTTAAAGCAGTTGTGTCTTTGACATGAACTATATCCAAAAATCGTTCTCGTATAAATCCGCTTCTATCAACAAACCTAATAACAAGGGCCATTTGCTGTCTTCTGGATTCATCTCGAGCTTCATCAACAATTAAGCAAAATCTTGCATCACCAATCTCATGACGAATTGAAGACTGAACATTTCTAGCAAAGACATGCAAAATTTCCTTTTGAATTTGATGCGAGGTGTATTTAGCATTTTGTGGAGCATTATCCAAAACAAGAGCACCTACTTGTTCATTATATGATGCTAAAAGTTCcaacatttcaagaaaattacctCGATTTTTTGATTCTGGACGTTCATCATGTCCTCTAAAAGCACATGCTTGAAATGTGAGCCAACGAACAATATCTATTGAAGCTTTAATACGCAATCgattatttagaatttcttgAGTAGTTTGCCTCTTAACTACCTTCTCAATATGACATGactgatttttcaaattttccaagcacCTGGTAACAAATCTATGAGCTGAATTTGGACCTTTTCCCATATGAGTTAAAAAAGCACATCGTTCCCCATCATTAACTTTCTTCCAACAATTGAATCCTTTAACAGTAAAGGTGTCTGATCCTGGCTTTCCAGATGACTTACTTGAAAATAGATAGCAAGGGAAACAAAATGCAGTATTTTTCTCTGAATATTCAAGCCATGGATAACTTTTGAACCAATGAGACTGAAATCGACGAGGATGTTTTTTACCAGTCAACGGATATTCAGACATCAAAGGTTGATATGACCCCAAATTAATGTATGcccttctaatttcatcttgttgattaacCGGGTATTCCCAAATTTGAGGACGATTGCTTGGATCTCTAATCAGATGAGCAATGTCGATTCTAGTAGGAGGCTGCTCATTAATCAATGCAGGTTCTTCATAAACTGAAGCACATTGGGGTTGTTCAACTATAACTTCAACATTACACATTGGAGTTGATTCACTAGgctgtgagttatcaatatttttcctctttttctcaaaaaaagaatcaattcttcttattttgttcatggttcaacctaaaatcaaaacatcataattttttattgttttctatttaaaaaataaatacaaataacgaTGTGTTGAAGCAATAATcagaaccaaaaataaatttttacatgtaaaccACACTGACatatgaaatcaaaattaacatattaaaaaaagaaattgatatataaaagaatatctaacataaaaaatgagattactggttcctaaaaaagaaaacttacacTGAATCAAAGTTGGATATACACTCTTCAAAGAACTCAATTTGGCTAGAAAGACCGTGTCTAATTGTATATTGGACCTAGTGATAGTAAGGCACAcgtgagaaaaaattgataattttggtggctttgctaaaaacaaaacataaaaaaatccaagcataaTCGAAACAAACAAACCTATAAAATATAtccaattaattagaaaaaacaacattcactataacaagaaataaaaaatagtaaaactagtagatctgaaaaaaaaaatagcagaattatatatatgtattccttaaattcttaacaaatattaaaaaaaaaaatactaattaccTTGTTGTTTCGATGAATTAATTAGCTGCAGCTTTGCTTTAACTTTTATGAtttgtattgttattttttttttccggctaGGTTTGCACTTTGCAGAGAAGAATGTGAGAGAGAcagtaaaggaaaggaattaaaaattgaaaagcttTTGTTTTCTACTTGCATAGGGATACACGGATATTTAGCCTATTAAAGTCAAACTtgactaataaaataataatttaatattaaaagtttattatttattatattaaaaaaaaaaagttttgcagGGCCCCGGGCCCCTGCTGGCCTCTCCTTGTTCCGCCGCTAGTTTGTTAACCCCTTGACCACCCTAACTTTGATGATACAAATTAATATTAGAGGCAAGATTTAACCAATAaacattaaagtaaaaaatttccAAGCTCATTGCTGCTTATTTGAAGAGCCAACAAATGAAAAACCATGGTACAATAATATCAAAAGGTTTTATCTAGCACAAGGAATATCCAGGAGCCTCCAAGATGGATGAAAGAACTTTGGGAAGGATGATTATGGATTATCTAGCACAAGGAATATTGTTCAGGTGTTTGAATGAGAAAGAGGCTGAGCAAGCTGTTGCACGTATGCAGCGTCGCGACAAATATTTTCCTATCCAATGTGTGGTGTGGGGAAATGGTTAGGACAAAGAATTCTTGTCTTTCATAAGTGAAAAGAGGGAATgcgagtcaccacctagtattttagTCACTAAAAACCTTAACTGGTTTTAGAAATCGGGCACaaagactggttgcgtaaagaaaaagtattagcacccctaatacGCCTTACCTGAGGTACgttgcattgtttaattgtctgatataaactaaggtattgttgtgttttctaattgttggtctgtataaagttaaaaaaaagacctaaaaagaTCCTTAATTTATCGGGAAAAAAACCTAACTATTTTAatgcccatatatatatatataagaattatCTTTTAGaactatctttttaatatcaggaatatgtcttacatataagtttgtaatcttagatactaaaagaaaacaaaataattttttttgggataTTTTTGTAATCGTGATATaaacaaaatgcatgttaataaatacttttttttttaatatgaaaatacgatatgaatttatatatatatttttgagagacttgatcGTATTCAtgaaaacaagatatttttattttttttctatatatttttttgcaatattttagagaaaattgaatattttaataccagatttgtatttttagagtataaaaatacaaatcaatattaagcaaaaatgatataaaaatcagGGAGAAAATCGcaaattttttgaaaggatttttgaaatttttttgttttttatttaatatataataaaatattattataattataaatataaaataaaattattttggaatgGACTCGACAAAGTTATGTGGGCTAAGCCTATCTTAGTTAGGATGAGATCAACCTAAAAGAAACTAGGTCAAGGTTGGCCCAAAAGAATTGCGCCAATTCAGCCCAAAAGAGTTGAGCCAATATTGATCAAAAATAGGAGTTGGGTCGATGTTAATTCAATAGACTCTATTTTAAGGGGACTAGGTTGACCCTAGTTTGGCCTAAGAACAACGAAGAGATCACTCTCTACTGTTCACTTGCAAAATAATGGAAGAGAGAacgataaaaaagaagagaaaagggaagCTAACCTAGTGTGTGGGAGCGTTGCTGTCATTGCTGATGGTAGCTATGGCTCATGGTGGTGCTGTTGCAGCGGTGATTAGGGGAGATGATTTGCTGACCGGTggttcttcctcttttttctttcctattttcttcatgttttcttttctttcttctatctttctcttctgtttcttccctttcctttcctttcttttttccc is a window of Populus nigra chromosome 10, ddPopNigr1.1, whole genome shotgun sequence DNA encoding:
- the LOC133705324 gene encoding inactive beta-amylase 9 — protein: MEVSVIGSSSQAKICTSWSELSSYREIRFCNFQKRVSLLHNTKSTRWRNSGLSFTLNAVQSSPVRSDRLPRRGSSSKPKSLDGVRVFVGLPLDAVSDCNTVNHARAIAAGLRALKLLGIDGVELPVWWGIVEKESMGKYDWSGYLVLAEMIQKAGLKLHVSLCFHGSKQPKIPLPEWVSQIGDSEPSIYHADRSGNHYRDCLSLAVDEVPVLNGKTPVQVYQEFCESFKSSFSHFFGSTITGVTVGLGPDGELRYPSHRQLASHSNILGVGEFQCYDKNMLNLLKVKAEATGNPLWGLGGPHDAPSYDQFPNSNHFFKDNGGSWDSPYGDFFLSWYSSELLSHGDRLLSLASTSFGDTSVTVHGKIPLMHSWYKTRSHPSELTAGFYNTVSRDGYEAVAEMFARNSCKMILPGMDLSDKHQPQESLSSPESILAQIRTVCRKHGVEISGQNSVVSKAPHGFDQIKKNISGESAVDLFTYQRMGADFFSPEHFPSFTHFIRNLNQLGMFSDDLPEEEEVVESVLLNSESNTHMQAA
- the LOC133705182 gene encoding uncharacterized protein LOC133705182; the protein is MCNVEVIVEQPQCASVYEEPALINEQPPTRIDIAHLIRDPSNRPQIWEYPVNQQDEIRRAYINLGSYQPLMSEYPLTGKKHPRRFQSHWFKSYPWLEYSEKNTAFCFPCYLFSSKSSGKPGSDTFTVKGFNCWKKVNDGERCAFLTHMGKGPNSAHRFVTRCLENLKNQSCHIEKVVKRQTTQEILNNRLRIKASIDIVRWLTFQACAFRGHDERPESKNRGNFLEMLELLASYNEQVGALVLDNAPQNAKYTSHQIQKEILHVFARNVQSSIRHEIGDARFCLIVDEARDESRRQQMALVIRFVDRSGFIRERFLDIVHVKDTTALTLKKDEHN